The nucleotide window AAGCCAGCGCCCTGCTCCATAACTAAGCATGCCTCCTGCCACAGAGCCTGCCGTAATCACCAGATACACCCACCACAAACGATAGCCTGCTGTCACACACAGAAACACGCCGAAGAGCGTGACAGTATCCCCTGGAAATGGCGGGATAATGTACTCAATGCTTGCTGAGGCCGCCAAAACCAGATAGGCGTAATAGCTCTCGTTACTCCTTAGCCAGTCAAGTAAACTATCCATCATTTAAAATTGATCACAATCTGTAGGATCGAAATACTCCGTCATGTTTCTGCTTTTGTGATAGGTTTTTAACGCTCATTATGCCTCGATCGTTTATTTCGCCCCGCGTTATCCATCAAGGAAGCACTCTTGCCATTGTAGCGCCCTCGGGCCCATTTGATACCGACATCTTTCGTCAAGCTGAAGCGCGCCTCGCCGCCCGCTACAGCCTACGCTATCGGCAAGATATTTTCAGCAAAGATGGTTTTTCGGCCGGAAATGACAAAAGACGTATCGAAGAACTTGTCCAAGCCCTTCACGATCCAGAAGTTGACGGCATCCTATGCGCACGCGGCGGCTATGGCGCAACGCGCTTGTTGGATAGCCTTGATCTCGACCTTATCCGTCGAGAAAAGAAAAGCTTGATCGGCTTTAGCGACATCACGGCACTGCATGCCTTGTGGGCCGAAGCAGGCTTGCAAAGTTTTCATGCACCGATGATGGCGAGCCTTGCCAAAATGAGCGACGATGACTTTGAAGACTGGATATCTGTCATCGAAGGCAGCACCCCCAAAGCTTTCGATGACCTTGAAGTGCTTGTCCCGGGCAGCGCCACAGGCCCTCTGCTCGGCGGAAACCTGGCCGTCTTATGCTCCTTGCTTGGCACCCCACATTTCCCACCCATCGATGGCGCTATTCTCTTCTTGGAAGACATCGGCGAGGCTCCCTACCGCATCGACCGCATGCTCACCCAGCTCCGGCAAGCCGGCATCTTTGAACGCATAGCCGCCCTAGTCTTCGGAGCTTTCACGAACTGCGATAACGACAGCTCCCCTAAAGCCATCGATGCAGTCCTACGCGACTTTAGCCAAAGCCTAAGTATCCCCACCGCCTCCGGCATGCCCCATGGCCACCCACCTTTTGATCGGCGCGCCATTGTACTTGGAGCACAAGCAAGCTTGGCTCTTTTGTTCCAAGAGAGCCAAGCTGTACTGCGGTTTTAGATCACTACGCTTCAATCAGAGCACTAGGAGTGCTCCCTCGTGTATTAAGGAAACGATGCATCAATGAAACTAGGAGCCTCATCGTCAAAGGCTCTTAGCCCGATAAACCCTGTCGCGCCTGACGCTACCTCAATGTCGACGGGAATCATGTTTGCAGGGATGTTGACTGTTGGCGCACCATCCGCGTTTGACGTGAATAGGTTTTGGCCATTCTCCGAAAAGACGTCTACCGCGCAAGCACGGCCCATGTACTGTTCCGGACAACCCCCAAAGTTGGCCACCGCAAATGCACCACGACTCGTATCTGAATTGACTGAATAAGTCATTTTCTGTGGAGCAAAACGCACCGCTAGGTATTCATCGACACACACAGCGATGACGGTGGGACTCTGTCCTGCCCACAGCGCAGCCGCATCGCTCATGCCTTGATCGGTACAAGGGAAGTTACCTGTGATCTCGCTTGCTTCAAGAGTCGTTTCATCCTGTTGGATAGCTTCCTCTACGGTCTGACCGCTTCCGGTCTGAGCAATGTACTCTTCGCAAGTGGCTTTGGCATCCGGTAGAGCATCGGACAAAGACTGAATAGCTTCCGGAGGAGCTCCAGTGGCTTGAAGGGATGCGACTTGTTGCTCTAAGGCATCAAAGGCATCGCAAGGGTTGTAGCCAAAGAAATCGCGCAAGCCGTTTGCAATCTTTCCAACAGCAGCGTCGAAAGCTCCCCTAATGCCCTTATCCGGATCTAAATCAAGAGCGTTGGCAACGACTTCCCAAGCTTTGTCAAAAAGAGTTCGCAAAGCGTCCGTAATGAATGCCCAGAGTAGTTTACCGTATTGAATTGCCAAAAACGCAAGTGCAGCAAGCGTAACATCCGCCAACTCGGAGAGCGAAGCATCACTTTTACCGCGCACATTCTTCCACTCTTGCAGCTTTTGATTCCACTCATCCCGCAACGCGTCATCTTCGGGATTATCCCCGAAGTAAAGTGTACGCATTAAATCATAGGCAACGTAGGCTAGCCCCCCGATAACGACTATTTTAGTAGCCAATCCTAAAATCTCGCCAACACCTAGCGCTTCTTCATCGCTTTGTGCCACAGGATCATCTTCGGCCGTTTGCAAGGAGCAGGCTGGTACAGTGATCAATGCGACACTGAGTCCCACTATCAAAGAGGCCATCGTGAGATATTTACTTGTTTTCATCATTTCTCCTGCTCTCCCTTCCACTTGCATCAAGGAGCACAATAATTCGTATGCCAAATCCCGCACAGGGCACCACTGGCGCACTCGGGTCTATCTTCGCCGTCCACCAAACCTGGATCGGATGGGTAGCTTCCGCACTTGTCCGGATCCTTTGGATTCAGGCCAATGTTCTGCCAACTCCAACTGCCAGCAACCTTGCGACAAACCTGCGTCACGTTGCTGTGCATTTCCACATCGTAAGCCGCCCGAAAATGCTCGCCGCGCGTGTAGGCTCCAACCACCACAGGCTTGAACCTGCTTTGGATAGCATCCGCCGAGCTGCAATCGGCAACGCCTTGTTTGCACTTCATCTCACAGCCAGCCGTATCCGCCTGACAACTCTCCGGCAAGCCGTTTGGGTTACGTGTCTTGCCGGCAGCTAAGGCCCAAATGCGACCCTCAACACAACTGCTACTCGCTGCACTGGGCTCTTCCGACGGCACAACGCTAGGCTCATCGGCTGCACTTGCCTCGGCGCGATCGTCCTCCAACTGGCTGGTTTGCACAGCTGCGTTGTTCGTGAGTTCCTGACCCGTAGCATAGTAGTTGTTACTGATAGCGACAACGTTGGACTCCAGCCTCACTGTTACCCACCAGCGTCGATTCGAGTGGTTTTGAAGTAGGATCGCTCAACTGAGCGTCAACAACCTTTGTTGCCTCAGGAGGCAATGACTCGCGCAAATCCGTCGCAACCTCAGCAAGCATCTGCCCCTGTTCCTGTTGCACGCCTCGAAGTCGCGCCTCTTCAGTTTCCAGAGCCAAACTATCGACAAAGCGTTGCTTATCATCCCCGCTCACCGCTGACGGATCGTTAATCAGCCGGATGCTCTTAGCCCCACAGCTGTCAGGATCCCGATACATCGGCAAGCTGCTCGGCTCGATGTCTAAAGTCACATCCAAATAATCACTGTAAGCAAAAAGAGTTAGCGTGACATGGCTAGGAATTGCGCCGTAGTTGATGTCCATTCCTACGCCATGGCATTGATTGAAATCTGCCTCAGACGTGAGTTTATCCATCAACGTTGTGTAGTCAATCAACACATCGGCTTCGAGCACGTGAACATTATCGACACCATAAGACGTCCCGGCTCGTGCATTGGCCCATTGAATCGCAAAATAATTTGTCACAGCCGTACAAGGATCACCATTGCATTCATTGGCAGCGCCGCTGCAATCAAAAGCCGTCCCGTCCGTTGAGCCCACAAACAACAGCGAAGCCAGTGTCACGTTGATTTGATTGGGTACGTCGCTGAGCCGATTTCCATTCGCATCGACAGGATAGTCCGGGGCGCCGGTATCCGGATCAAGCTCGACAGGCGCAGGCTCTCCTTCCACCGTAATCGCAAAAGCTTCTGCATCTCCGCCGCTAAACAACTCCCAGTGCAAAGGAGCGTTGTTTTTTTCAACGACTTCACCACCATGCTCTACTTTGAGCGCAAGCGGCAACGAACCAGAAACCGTCCAGCGCTCGGCCTGCTCCGCACACAAAGGAACCTGACTTTGGCCAAGCCGAGGCTCGTCCTGAGTGCCGAGACCACAGCCCAAAGCAAACACCAAGCCAAGTACAACAACGTGTGGAGCACTTACTGACAGGTATTTTGTTTTGGCTGTGATCATCGTTCCTCCATGGCCTCAACTAACAGTTAACCGCTCGTTCCGGCGCCACCAACGGGAGTGGTGATTTGCTCAGCACAGGTGCTCGGGTCTCCACCGTTGTTGAAGCAGTCGACAAATGCTTGATAGTTCGCGTTCGTCCCACATGCTGCAGCCGTTGCTTGCTCCTCACACACTAACGACATCGCGTCAGTGCATGCGCTAGCACCTTGAGGCGCAGCACACACGGCCAAACAAAGCCCTGTCGCAGCCCCAGTACCAACGCCAAAGCTCCCTGTCAAACAGCTCGTACACGTCGCTTGACAAGCGCCGTCTGTACCACAACTCGCGAAGTCACAAGTATAAGCATCGCCACTACCCGTGCCATTCCCAGTTGAGCTACCGGTCCCGGTTCCTGCATCGTTGGTTTCTTCAGCAGGAGCCTCATCAGACTCGTAAGGAACAGCAAAGGGGTTAGGATACTTGCCACTTACGTCTTTATAGAAAGTAGCCATCTGCACGTGCGTAGGACGAGGCCTCCACGGGCGTCGCATCGCATAGCCAGTAGGCGCAGCCCCAGCGACTTGCTGCCAGCTGTATTCCACCGGAATATGCCGATGCTGAGGAAGTTCATGAAGCGTCGAATAGGCAAAGTCTTCGTTCAAAATATATTCGAAGACATTGTAGTCAAGTTCTTGCAAATCACGCTGCGTGCCGAGCGATGCAATATCCGCTGTAACCCACTGACAGGTATCGTTCAGACGACCATCGATACGCAGAGGAATCTCAGCATGTAGCTCCACAAGCAAATCAACATACTTCGCATCCGAGAGGCGATCTGGTTGGTAGACTAGATCCTGAGCAAAAGCTTCCGCATCAAAACTTGCTTCATCCGTAATTCCAAGGGCGTTTAGCACTGAAACCTTTGCACTTTGCAGTCTCTGCTGAGCTCCTTTGTAAAAACGCTCCCAGAAGTTGAGCTCGTCGCCAGGACCACGCATAATCCCGCCCATCATCATCCAGCCTTTCGCCTTTTGAAAATCGTCGCTCTTAAGGTTTTCCTTAAACTTGTCACTGTCTCGGTTGGAACTTTCATGGTTGAAAGGCCCCCAACCAGAACGGCAGGTTCCGTAGGCGGTTGCTCTGGCAAAATCGCTCAAATCGAACTCACCCTGAATGTATTTGAAACCAACAACACGGTCAGATTCATGTGGAAGCAACTGCAAACGGGGCTCCACCTTTCGAACACGAGGAATGGTTATATTCCCACCAGCACTATCTTCCGAAATATTATCACGAAAGGCCAAGGGAATATTCTCCAATTGCCCAGACGATACGGTAAGTGGCTCGGAACAGTTGCTGGCCTGACCTTCGGAGCAAGCACTCGGCTGACTGATAAACTCGGCAACCACTCCACCACCGGCCCAAGTTTCGTGAATCTCGTATTCGCTTACCTCGGATTCACCCGGGACAAACTTGCAACTCGGGTCTTGAACACGACACTCCTCTACAAAGTCCTCAACCTCAAGTCGGTTGTAACAATAGGTGTGGCTCTTTACCGCAAAGATAAAACCTGCTTGTGGATTCCATTCATGGACATTGTTAAGCCATATTGAACTTCGGCTATAATAGGGACTTGAACTGAAATCCCCAAACGAAATACCTTCATTCGAAGCTCTTGGTTTGTCCGGATCACCCGCCCAGTAAGTTGGCCCATAACAGGTATAAGGCCCAACCGTATAACCCTCTTTATCGATTGTGATGCGGTCGGACTGCTGTTCGAGCGATGTATTGTCACTTGGAGCACATGCACTTAAAGCTAGTGCCGCACAGGCTATCCATGTCTTGTTGATTCTCATCATTGCATTACTCCTATTGAGACTTTGATTTCGACTTTCTTTATTCTGTTGCATCGTGTGTTCCATGTTGATTCCTAGCTCGCAAAGAAGCCTTTGCGTAGGGCATCCCAGTTCACACTATCGGCAAGCTTGTGGTACTGGGCCGTCGTCCATTCGGGATTAATCAACCCGAGTGCTGCGATGATAGCTGCAGCAAGGCCTATCCCTGTTGCAATCCACTCGAGCACCTTGCGGATGTTGCACCATACAACCGCCGCGATATTCAGAGTGAAGCGAACTAGTTTTGCTAGCCACACAGCAAGGTCCACACTGCCGATGAGTTGTCCGACCCATCCGATTCCGCTAAAAATACGGCCAAGAACAGGAATGTTTGTTAGCCAGTTCGCGGCGCCAGGGATCCAGTTGATAGCATCCACAAACTTTTGCATTGCTAGGATTCCTCTGCCAGCACCCTGTGCCGATGCTTTCGTTGCCACGTTGGTCGATAGACTTTGCCATCGTGAAACAATCCCACCGGTGCCTTTGGAAATCGGCCATTGATACTTAGTGCGAATGTTGTCTTCCGCTATACGGCCCCATTTGAACTGATACTCCTCAACACAGCTCTTGGGGTCGTCCCAATCCGGTTTACCGTTCTTGGGAGCCTTCCAGATCCAACCATTGGCTTTAATGTCTTCCCAATCGGCGATGACATTGCCGTGTTCGTCCACCACTTGGCGTGGAATCCCTTGATAAATAGGGAAAGCAACAAACTTTCCAGCTTGCTGCATTTGCTCAAGGCCCAAGCCAACGCCTTCTGCGAGCAAGGAACCCACAGCCATGGCCTGATAGAGCTCAGGCTCGCTCAGATCGAAGACCTGGGTGTACTGAGTCATTTCAACACCCACCAAATCGTCTAAGTTGGTCGCTATGTTGCCAGCCATCAACGCTGGTAGCGCAACAAAGAAGGCAAGATTAATAGCTCTTGGCATCGTGAAAGCTACTGGATTCTGTATAAAGGTAGTCGATGCCGAAGACATTTGCTGAACGGCAGCTAGCATCTTCAAAAGATAGGGCCAGCTTTGGGCAAAGGATAAGTTTTGCCCCGCAGCAGCTGCTTCATGTCGAGCAAGAGAATAGTCCGCAATTGCCTTTATAAGGATGTCACGTTCAGCTGAGGTAGCTACCGCAGTAACCCCCGCGACGAGAACACCAACAAGAAGATAGGGGAGCAAGGCGGAAAGCGATACGCCGCCTACCGTAGCACCGCCAATGCCCGCTAGCGTTCCACTGCCGGCAGCAGCGCTACCGAACCAAGCTCCTCCGGCAGTTCCGCCACCCACGGCAACCGTGTATCCCATGCCGGCTGCAATTGGCTGCAGTTGCGGGGCTTGTTGAAGAAGGAAATCAAGCTTGCCTGTATAAAAAGCAAAAGCTAAAAAGGATGTGATGCCTCCCGCAGTGAATAGTTCCGTTTGAATATTAGCAAGGCTACTAAGGCCACCGCTGACTCCATCGGAAATGGTGCCTAACGCACCAAGAAGGAAATTTTCGTCATCGTCATAGGCCGTATCCTGACCAAGCTCACGAGCTATACAATTAAATTCGTCGTCCTCGTCCAAAGCTGCATAGGAGCACAACGACTGTCTTACAAGCGAAGGGATTTGTTTGAAAGACGGTATATGAAGGCTTCCAAAATTAAAGTCTTCAAACGCACCGAAAAGCAGGGCCTGATCTTCCGCTGCAATTTCAACCTGAGCGTCCTCGGACTGCACAGCACATCCCGCTCCGAGCGCGGCGACTAAGCTCCCTGAAACGACGATGCTGAGGCATTGTAGGATGAACTGGAATTTGCGCATTGTGATAACTCCTAATCTTTTTCTGGGCGGTTATGTGCCGCCGTAGAGGCTTAGGTGCAAAATGTGATCCAAGCGCATACATGCGTTGATGCTGTAAATTTACTGTATCAAGCTGTGTTTTTGTGCCGATCTGTGGTGTCAACGCACCCCATGTGGGGTCAACTGACCCGTCAACCCAGTTGCCACTTCAAGTCCATATATGTGTATAAAATGTCCTTCTAATGAATTTACTTAGCTTTTAAGGACCTATCTATCTTGCCGAGCGGTTCAATTGACAAGATTGGCATCAAATAGACCATTTTAATGCCAAACTTGTCACTAAAATGGCTCGAAAACGACAGATATGTCAATTAAGGCAAGAACCCTCAGGGTCGCGGTGGAACGACATCCTACCTTTTAATAGAAGGCGGCTCGATCATGCGCAAAGCGATGGAAGGTCTGGGGGGGCGGAGTTGGCCGAACCAGGAGAAGAACTCTTCGAGTTTGGCCCGGCGCTCGGGGCTGAGGTAATCGAAGTTTATGCCGCGATCGGAGATTTCCCAATACTCCGAGCTTTGGGTGCGCAGAAGTTCATCGCGAATTGAGGCCATGCGCTCAGCGGGCTCGGCTGACATGTCTTCGTAAATGCGTTTGGCCAGTTCGTATTTACCGTTCACCAAGAAGTACGTGGCCAGTTTGATTTGGGCTTTGCGCACGCCTCTTAGTGAGATTTCCTGGGCCTCGGTTTCGCTTTCACGGTCCACTTCGAGCAAAATCTGCAGTAGCTTTTCTCGCGCAGGGTGCTCCGAATTGTAGGCCTGTTCGTTTAATGAGCACAAATCGTAGGCCACA belongs to Myxococcales bacterium and includes:
- a CDS encoding LD-carboxypeptidase yields the protein MPRSFISPRVIHQGSTLAIVAPSGPFDTDIFRQAEARLAARYSLRYRQDIFSKDGFSAGNDKRRIEELVQALHDPEVDGILCARGGYGATRLLDSLDLDLIRREKKSLIGFSDITALHALWAEAGLQSFHAPMMASLAKMSDDDFEDWISVIEGSTPKAFDDLEVLVPGSATGPLLGGNLAVLCSLLGTPHFPPIDGAILFLEDIGEAPYRIDRMLTQLRQAGIFERIAALVFGAFTNCDNDSSPKAIDAVLRDFSQSLSIPTASGMPHGHPPFDRRAIVLGAQASLALLFQESQAVLRF